Proteins encoded by one window of Electrophorus electricus isolate fEleEle1 chromosome 17, fEleEle1.pri, whole genome shotgun sequence:
- the LOC113572340 gene encoding docking protein 2 encodes MEDAIRKKGILHQYQQRFGKRWRKVWAVVLANSVHSVARLELFDYRRSSVQEGRAGKKADSKKVIPLRDCIQILERERQDCPKECTSFLMETTDRLYIFAVQREELQSWIQELCRLAFPLNQAESRLVRQDSDPLRDHLPVDMKENSLYETAACTQDFQVIAVNSEAAAQCNLHGNYILTPQRDCLVLKDPKTKQVILSWPYCFIRKFGQDMLSFSFEAGRRCESGEGCFEFTTSHGNRLFSSIEDAIKNLPNLQQPGTKHASTKKHQEKKDKPITQNSQERAATREYSTVHHVPLSAAESSEKSQLDSMFKSLSLGSSEPSPKSHAQRSRSDPPSQSGVQDSVYAMVSKPQPSIPAERKPNSQGLKDRGLWTDPVVLPDYPLPEETSGKTESTDGLTVCAATEDYSAEAIYAEPDDYDSRPAWQYMANYPVPEEFWHGDEAWDTGHMQEEFHMPAPSTSADEDVLTYDNVSIRKRL; translated from the exons ATGGAGGATGCCATCAGAAAGAAGGGAATTCTCCATCAGTACCAGCAACGCTTTGGAAAG aggtggAGGAAAGTGTGGGCAGTGGTGCTGGCGAACAGTGTGCACAGCGTGGCGAGGCTGGAGCTGTTCGACTACAGGCGCTCATCCGTGCAGGAAGGCCGTGCGGGAAAGAAGGCTGACAGTAAGAAGGTTATCCCCCTGCGCGACTGTATCCAGATACTGGAGCGGGAACGCCAGGACTGTCCAAAGGAGTGCACTTCCTTCCTGATGGAGACCACAGACAGACTCTACATCTTCGCTGTCCAGAGAGAGGAGCTTCAAAGCTGGATCCAAGAACTGTGCAGATTAGCTTTCCCA CTGAACCAGGCTGAGAGCAGATTAGTGAGGCAGGACAGTGATCCCCTGAGAGATCACTTACCTGTGGACATGAAGGAGAACTCTCTCTACGAGACTGCAGCCTGCA cACAAGACTTCCAGGTCATTGCAGTAAACTCAGAGGCAGCGGCGCAGTGTAACCTCCATGGAAACTACATTCTGACCCCCCAGCGTGACTGCCTTGTCCTGAAGGACCCCAAAACCAAGCAGGTCATCCTTTCTTGGCCGTATTGTTTCATCAGGAAGTTTGGACAAGACATG CTGTCGTTCTCCTTCGAGGCCGGACGCAGATGTGAGTCTGGGGAGGGCTGCTTCGAGTTCACCACCAGCCACGGCAACCGTCTCTTCTCCAGCATTGAGGATGCCATCAAGAACCTTCCGAATCTGCAACAGCCAGGGACCAAACATGCCAGCACCAAGAAacaccaagaaaaaaaagacaagcccATTACCCAGAATTCCCAGGAGAGGGCAGCCACACGTGAGTACAGCACAGTACACCATGTGCCCCTCTCAGCAGCAGAAAGTTCTGAGAAGAGCCAGCTGGACAGCATGTTCAAGAGTCTGTCCCTCGGTTCCTCTGAGCCCTCTCCCAAAAGCCATGCGCAGAGATCGAGATCTGACCCTCCTTCCCAGTCTGGGGTGCAGGATTCAGTCTATGCCATGGTCAGCAAACCCCAGCCCAGCATTCCAGCTGAACGCAAGCCCAACAGCCAAGGACTGAAGGACCGTGGCCTGTGGACAGACCCTGTGGTTCTCCCAGACTACCCCCTTCCTGAGGAGACGAGTGGAAAAACGGAGTCCACGGACGGACTCACTGTGTGCGCTGCGACTGAGGACTACAGTGCCGAAGCCATTTACGCCGAGCCAGATGACTACGACTCCAGGCCCGCCTGGCAGTACATGGCCAATTATCCAGTCCCGGAGGAGTTCTGGCATGGCGACGAAGCCTGGGATACTGGACATATGCAGGAAGAGTTCCATATGCCGGCTCCCTCCACCAGCGCAGATGAGGACGTGCTCACCTACGACAACGTCAGTATAAGGAAAAGGTTATAA